A stretch of DNA from Dehalobacterium formicoaceticum:
GACGGAAAAGGTAATATCCTGATCTTTTGCTTCAATAACCGGCGCCACTGCAGCAATGGCAGAAGCTCCACAGATGGAGGATCCTGCACCAATAAGCAGAGTCAAGCCCCGATCGATATCCATTCTTTTGCCCAGCCAACCGGCAAATAATAAAGTTCCTCCCGTAACCAAAGCCACTAACAGGAGTCCCCTCCCGCCAATTTGACCGATATCACCAATGCTTAATTTAAAGCCTAATAAAATCACGGCAAAACGCAAAACTCTCTTAAAGGCATATTGAATTCCTGGTTCAAAAGAAGCTGGGACATGTAAAAAGTTCTTTATAATCATTCCAATCACAATGGCAATTATCAATGAATTAACATGGAGTTGGCTGAAGATACTCATTTTAGGTACCAGTATAGATAGGAAAGCCAATAAAGAAGAGAATAATAATCCCGGGATGATTTTTTGATTGATCATAGGGAACTCATCACCTTTCTTTTTTTTCCATTCTACCAGCACCAGGGTGATAAGTAAACTATTGTTTTTATTTGTTATTGATAATAATCCTCTTATTAATATTTAATAATCCCAAGCCTCTCAAGTGGAGGATTCTCCTTGACCACAAACAATAAAAAAACCCTTGAGATAAAAACCCCAAAAGTTTTGCTTAAAATGCCTTTATAAAAATAAACGATTTTTCTGAAGTGTTCAAATGAATGATAGTGAGGATTCTTACTGTGAGTTAATAATTTCAGACAAGATTCTAAAAATGACAATGACCCCAGCCGGAATTGAAAGAAATGCCAGAATTGATCTTTCCTTGTCTTGAATGATTGACATCGTGCCCCTGAAAAAACCCACCAATCCTATAGCTGCGATGCCGATACTGGGAATGAGTATAATATTCCTGGTCTCTAAATAAAACAAAATAAAAAATATGACACTCAGAAAAGCGGACCAGAAGCCCATACCGCTTGTCGGCCATATGGTGATTTTCATATTCTCTCCTTTTATTTATATTTTTATCGCGTAGTCAGTCATCAAAATAATTCTATCTGGCAAATATAACATATTGCACTGCCGAATTTACTCCAAACGATTGAAAATTTTCTTGTATCTTTAGTGCCAAATCATGCATCTCAGTGAAATTTTCAGCTTTGCTGCATTCATTGGCTTTGTCCAGGGCCTTTTCCGCCCGTTTTTTTAGGGAGTCATTGAGAAGATCTATCTCAGCATCATCAAAAGCATCAATTATTTCTAACCCGGCCTTAGAAACCATATCGTTTATTTCCTCATGGGTATAGGTCAGGTGGTGATAGTTTCCTTGATAGGTATCTATTAAGCAATCCAAACGGTGAATCAGGGCATGAGTTAATGAAGCCCCTGTCTGTCCGTCGGCGGGCATTTCACTAATTAAAATACATCCGTCATCTTTCTTGAGCCTGCGCATTTCATTGAAAAGAGCGGTCATATCTTCGATGTGATGCAAGGAATTTGATAAACAGACCAAATCAAAACTCTGATCCTCAAAGTCAGTATGACAGCCATCCATGACCTGAAATCTTATCCGGTCATTTTCTCCAAATTTCGCCTTTGCCTTGGCAAATCCTTTTTCTGAAATATCGATACCAATCATCTCATCATACCCTTTTAAACCTTGGCTTAATCTATGGATAAATGCTCCGTCCCGCGTTGCAATATCAAGGATTTTAACGCAGCTCATCTCAGATAGTTTTTCATGTAATTTTCTCATCAGATTACCTCCGCCGACCACACATTAAATTGATGATTCATCAAGTGTCTGTCATAGTATTATTATAAATAAAAAATCCTGAAATACAGGATTTTCGTGTACTTGGTGGACCATCACGGGCTCGAACCGTGGACACCCTGATTAAGAGTCAGGTGCTCTACCAACTGAGCTAATGGTCCAATATGGCTGGGGCGGCAGGATTTGAACCTACGAAATGCCGGATCCAAAGACCGGTGCCTTACCGCTTGGCTACGCCCCAATAATTTTGGGGTGGATGAAGGGACTTGAACCCTCGAGTGCCGGAGCCACAATCCGGTGCGTTAACCACTTCGCCACATCCACCATATATTACTTTTAGCACAGACAATATTATCAAAAGTAGGCCGAGATGTCAAGTTAAGCGCTTTTCAGCGCTTTTTCGTTTATTGGCGCGCCTGGAGAGACTCGAACTCCCGGCACACGGATTAGAAGTCCGTTGCTCTATCCACCTGAGCTACAGGCGCACGTAAAAGTCAGCCTAAAATAAATTGGAGCGGGTGATGGGAATCGAACCCACGTGACCAGCTTGGAAGGCTGGAGCTCTACCATTGAGCTACACCCGCATCATAATCAGTTAGTCCTTCGAACTGACAAAGATTAGTATAACCTATACAGCACCATTGGTCAAAAACGATTTTCCAGGCACGGGAGGTTATTTTAAGTCATCTTGTTTAATATAATCAATAATACTCTGTATATCTCTTCCTTCCGCGATATTTCGAACTTTTTTCTTTGATCACCCTATTTGATTATTTCCCATTTTAAGAAAATTATCCATCCTGGGATAATATTTTTTCCAGCACAGGAAGAATCCCTCGGAGAGCTTTACCCCGATGACTGATGCGGTTCTTTTCCATTCCCGTAAGCTGGGCCATTGTTTTACCCATTTCCGGCAAGTAAAACAGGGGATCATAGCCAAAACCATTGCAGCCGCGAGGCTCCTTCAAAATCTGTCCCTCACAGAACCCTTCAAAATATTCAACCCGACCCCCTGGTGTTGCCACCGCAATGGTACAACAAAACCTTGCGCTTCTTAAGGGATCCGGTACCCCTTCCATCATGCTCAACAGTTTCTGATTATTTTTCAGGTCATTTCCCGGCTCGCCGGCAAAGCGGGCAGAGTAAACACCAGGCATGCCATTCAAATAATCCACCTCCAGCCCGGAATCATCTGCCAAAACAATGAATCCTGTTTTTTCTGCAGTTGCAACTGCCTTTAGGCGGGCATTCTCCCGAAAGGTAGTACCTGTCTCTTCTACCGCCGGCAACTCAGGAAAATCTTTTAAAGAAAGTACCGACCAGGGATATCCGCTGATTAAATTGCGAAACTCCAGTAATTTCCCTTGATTTCCCGTAGCTAAGATTATTTTTTTCATTCCTGATCCCCTTATTAACAGCGTTCTTAGTATTATTAGCAGTTAGCTATCGGACAAACATAAATCTGAAAGTAATATTTTCCTTTGTGTCCGGACTAATTGGCCAATCCCTTTTTCGGCTAATTTCAGCATCTGTGCCATCTCTTCCCGGGAAAAAGGCTCGGACTCCGCTGTGCCTTGAATCTCAACAAATTTACCTGATCCGGTCATGACAACGTTCATATCTACCTCTGCCTGGGAATCTTCCTGATAGCAAAGATCCAGGAGCAATTCACCATTCACCTTGCCAACACTGGTAGCGGCCAGCCAATCAAGAATGGGCAGTTCCTTCCACTTATGATCTTTCTTTAATTTGGTTAAAGCATCAACCAAAGCAATAAAACTCCCTGTAATGGAGGTGGTTCTGGTTCCCCCATCGGCTTGAATGACGTCACAGTCGATATAAATCGTTCTTTCCCCCATCTTGGATAAATCCACCACCGAGCGTAATGAGCGACCGATCAATCTTTGAATTTCGTGGGTACGCCCGGTGATTCTCCCTTTCGCCGATTCCCGAATCGTTCTGACTTGGGTTGCTCTGGGCAGCATAGCATACTCTGCCGTGATCCAACCCTGGGAACTCCCTTTCAGAAAGGGAGGCACTTTCTCTTCTACTGTTGCCGTACAAATTACCTTGGTATCCCCCATCTCGATAAAGACAGAACCTTCTGCATTCTTTATATATCCTCGGCTAATCTTCACCGGTCGTAATTCTTCCGCCTTTCTTCCATCAAACCGCATTCATTTGTCTCCTTCCATCTCGATAAAGCTTTTACGGATTTTAGTATATCATCTAAAAATTTTCCGGTAAAGTCTCTGTCCTGGGTCAAGAAAAAGAAAAAGCGCCGAGCGCCTTTTCTTTATCGTTCTCCTATCATCTCTTCATTACGGGCCATGGTTGTTGATATGTCCATATGGCCGGCAATAGTCTCAACATTTTGCCCATCCACCAGGATTTGCACTTCCCGAATGGAAGGAAATTGGGTTAGGGTATTGACTACGGAATAGACGGTCATTTCTTCATTCAAAGAACCTCCCGGATGATTCACAATCAATTCTCCGCTCAGGTCTACAATGCAGACACCATCCGGCCGAACATTAATATCCAGCAATTCTGTTCCCACAGGAATCGTAGGCAATAAGCCTGATTCCACACTTGGACCTGCAATCAATTCCTGCATCACCGCTCGGGCAACTCCTTCTGTCTTAGGAATATCTCTCATTTCCAATGCAAGATTTTCTCCCGCTGCATCACTAAAGAATAAGGCAATTTCCTTCGTTTCACCAATTAATGCTTGATTCGTTAACTCAAGATCTTCCGTTCCTGCATGGTTGTCTGATAAAGGCACTTCCTCCTCCACCGTTTTCCATGCCTGGAGGCGGTCCACCAAGGCACATCCGCTGACTGCTGTTCCCAAAAGAAGCAACAAGACCAGGAATCCAATAAGCAAAATACCTCCATTACCCTGCCAACGTTTCATTTTCCTTTCCCCTCCTCATACTATTTCCTTAATTTATTAAATGGGATTACTAATATGTATAAAGAAGGGGAGAATTTTAGTACAAGTTTTTTAGATGAATTTACAGAGCATATACTGCATCACCAGGTAATAATTTGATATGATGTTCACCCAACACCTGTATGGCCTCATCGATTTGCTCCACCCGGAAAATATTTAAAGCTTCATGACCTGATTGACCGTAAAAAGCATAAAGATATTCTAAATTAATATTATGCTGATCCAGAATTTCCAACACTTTGGCCAGTCCTCCAGGCTTATCCGGCATCTCCACAGCAATCACCTCTGTTTCGCTGACGGTAAAATCATTTTTCTTTAATACTTGATAAGCAAGATCAGGTTGATCTACAATTAGCCTCAGAACGCCAAAATCCGTGGTATCGGCAATGGATAGGGCGCGGATATTAATCTTGGTATCCGCCAATAATCGCGTCACAGCAGCCAAACGTCCGCGCTTATTTTCCAGAAAAATTGAAATCTGCTTAACCCTCATGGTATAACCTCCTTACAGAATGATTTTCTCTTACTTTTCATATTACTTTCTATCCTGAATATGTCAATCTTTTAGCTGACGTTTATCTGTCACCCTTTTTGCTTTCCCTTCACTTCTGGCTAGTTTTTTTGGTTCAACTAAAGTTACCATGACCGAAATACCTAGTACACTGTCTAATTTTTGCTTAATGATCCTTTCCAATTCCTCCAAGCGGCGTACTTGGTCGGAAAACATGTCCTCGGAAACCTCAATTTGTACCTCCAAGACATCCAAGTTGTTCACCCGATCCACAACTAAATGGTAATGAGGGCTGGCATTTCCATTTTCCATAAGCACACTTTCCACCTGAGAAGGAAAAACATTTACACCTCGAATAATTAACATATCATCACAACGGCCCATAATTCGATCCATTCTCACATGAGTACGGCCACAGGGACATTCCTCCAAATGGAGACAAGACAGATCCCGGGTTCGGTAACGCAGTACAGGAAATCCTTCTTTGGTGATGCTGGTAAAAACCAATTCTCCCGGCTCACCATAGGGGAGGGTTTCTTCTGTTTCCGGATTAATAATCTCGGGGATAAAATGATCTTCAAAAATATGCAAACCTATTTTTTCTGAACATTCCATGGCAACACCAGGCCCCATCACTTCGCTGAGGCCGTAAATATCATAGGCTACGATACCCAATCTATTTTCAATTTCTCTACGCATACCCTGGGTCCATGGTTCCGCCCCAAAAATCCCTACGCGAAGTTTCATTTCCTCTTTGTCAATGCCCATTTCCTCCATGGCTTCTGCCAAAACCAGGGCATAGGAAGGAGTACAAGCCAACGCCGTACTGCCGAAATCCTTCATGATCATAATTTGTTTTTGCGTATTTCCCCCGGAAGTAGGAATCACGGAAGCTCCTACTCTTTCCGCTCCGTCATGGATCCCTAAGCCGCCGGTAAATAAACCATAACCAAAGGATATCTGGATTACATCTTGTTTCGACACCCCGGCAAAATGTAATGAGCGGGCAGCAATTTCCGACCAGCTATTCAGGTCTTGCCGGGTATATCCAACAACAATAGGTTTGCCGGTGGTACCGGATGAAGAATGAATACGTACAATTTCACTTAAGGGCACGGCAAAAAGATCATAGGGATAATTATCCCTCAAATCAGTTTTTACGGTAAAGGGAAGTTTTTGAAGATCCTTTAAAGACTTAATATCCCCGGGTTCCAACCCTTTCTCCTGAAAAGCTCTGCGATAATGGGGTACATTATGATAGACCCTGGTTACAGTTTGCTGCAAGCGCTCCAGCTGCAGCTGCTCTAATCCCTCTCGGGGCATACACTCATAAATCTCGTTCCAATACATCTCATCACCTCATATATCCATTTTCCAAAATAAAAAAGCACTTCTCGTCTTATGGGACGGAAAGTGCACCGCGGTACCACCCAAATAGGTAAAAACCCACTTATCTAAGTCCGGAATAGATGCCCTCTCCTTAAGAAAAGGAATAAAAAAGCTTTTTGACTAAGGACAAAAGCTCTACCACCTTAAAGGAAAAATACAAGGAAATAAATCCGATACCTGTCTTCGCTAACGGGAATGCCCGGCGATGGCTACAGCTCGGAATAACGCCCCAAGGTTCACCACGCAGTTCCAGAGTGAATTTCAGTTAACTAAACTTTGAAATGCTCTCAGTCTCCGGCATTTCCTCCCTGAAAAAGTATCATTAACCTACTTATCTCTATCATTACTTATATATTCATTTATAGCTAAGTTTATTTTATCATAAATAATGATAACTTAGCAAGTTGAGAAGAAGCCCAGTTCAGTTCCTTTGTCCCCTTCAGAGCAGGTAGTGAATATTCAGATTAATCTTTTGCTTATCTGCCCCAACAACCATGCTACTAATTGAAGCCACCATTAAAAATACAAAACAACTCAATAAAAAAACCTTTTTTCACTATATTAATAATACCTCCCTTGTAAATAACTTCTCCTTAAGGTTAAATTGTTTGTCCTTCCTGCATAATAGCATAAATATGTAACCCAGTTCAATAAAAAGTGTTTTTTATGTACAAAGTAAAGCTCACAGTTTCAACACTGTGAGCTCCTAATTTCATTGATCAGGCTCTTACTTTTAGCTACTGGTTCTGGTATGCTTTTTCCCATCAAAGCTGAAAAGCACGGACCGCTCCTCCAGGATCGTTTCCAAATGTACGGTCTTTCCCCAGAGATCATAAACGTAAGGCAGGGTCCTTTCTAGATAATAAGTATCTAAATCCACCCCTTCATGGTGATGCAAAATGTAAAGATTGCCGTTCCCCCGAAAGTTTCCATCCTCCACCGTCAAATAAGGATGGCCCCCATTGACCAAATTGCCCACAATTCCATCACGCACTGCTTCCCATTCCGTATCACTTACTTTCCACTGGGAACCCTGTTTTTTGAAAAGATAGAGATCCAAATCCCGTACCAAATCCTGGGTAAGATAATTACGTAGGAAGGATTGATCATTTTCCATCTGCCGTACTTCAAAAATCTTATCCCGACCCTCTCCCCCCCGGCGGTCATATTTCAACTGATCCTCTGGAGAAGGTTTATCCCAACGTTTTTCGATATCTTCAAATATTTTCATGCCCAGAAAATAAGGATTAAGCTGACTACGGCTGGTTTGCAGCACACTGGCATGGAGACGGGCAAATTCCAGGGTTTCCTCATCACTTAAATCCATAGCTCGTAAAATGCGCGCATGCCAATAGGCCGCCCAGCCTTCATTCATGATCTTTGTTTCTACC
This window harbors:
- a CDS encoding class I SAM-dependent methyltransferase, with the translated sequence MRKLHEKLSEMSCVKILDIATRDGAFIHRLSQGLKGYDEMIGIDISEKGFAKAKAKFGENDRIRFQVMDGCHTDFEDQSFDLVCLSNSLHHIEDMTALFNEMRRLKKDDGCILISEMPADGQTGASLTHALIHRLDCLIDTYQGNYHHLTYTHEEINDMVSKAGLEIIDAFDDAEIDLLNDSLKKRAEKALDKANECSKAENFTEMHDLALKIQENFQSFGVNSAVQYVIFAR
- a CDS encoding XTP/dITP diphosphatase → MKKIILATGNQGKLLEFRNLISGYPWSVLSLKDFPELPAVEETGTTFRENARLKAVATAEKTGFIVLADDSGLEVDYLNGMPGVYSARFAGEPGNDLKNNQKLLSMMEGVPDPLRSARFCCTIAVATPGGRVEYFEGFCEGQILKEPRGCNGFGYDPLFYLPEMGKTMAQLTGMEKNRISHRGKALRGILPVLEKILSQDG
- the rph gene encoding ribonuclease PH; protein product: MRFDGRKAEELRPVKISRGYIKNAEGSVFIEMGDTKVICTATVEEKVPPFLKGSSQGWITAEYAMLPRATQVRTIRESAKGRITGRTHEIQRLIGRSLRSVVDLSKMGERTIYIDCDVIQADGGTRTTSITGSFIALVDALTKLKKDHKWKELPILDWLAATSVGKVNGELLLDLCYQEDSQAEVDMNVVMTGSGKFVEIQGTAESEPFSREEMAQMLKLAEKGIGQLVRTQRKILLSDLCLSDS
- a CDS encoding GerMN domain-containing protein, producing MKRWQGNGGILLIGFLVLLLLLGTAVSGCALVDRLQAWKTVEEEVPLSDNHAGTEDLELTNQALIGETKEIALFFSDAAGENLALEMRDIPKTEGVARAVMQELIAGPSVESGLLPTIPVGTELLDINVRPDGVCIVDLSGELIVNHPGGSLNEEMTVYSVVNTLTQFPSIREVQILVDGQNVETIAGHMDISTTMARNEEMIGER
- a CDS encoding ACT domain-containing protein, with translation MRVKQISIFLENKRGRLAAVTRLLADTKINIRALSIADTTDFGVLRLIVDQPDLAYQVLKKNDFTVSETEVIAVEMPDKPGGLAKVLEILDQHNINLEYLYAFYGQSGHEALNIFRVEQIDEAIQVLGEHHIKLLPGDAVYAL
- a CDS encoding phenylacetate--CoA ligase family protein, coding for MYWNEIYECMPREGLEQLQLERLQQTVTRVYHNVPHYRRAFQEKGLEPGDIKSLKDLQKLPFTVKTDLRDNYPYDLFAVPLSEIVRIHSSSGTTGKPIVVGYTRQDLNSWSEIAARSLHFAGVSKQDVIQISFGYGLFTGGLGIHDGAERVGASVIPTSGGNTQKQIMIMKDFGSTALACTPSYALVLAEAMEEMGIDKEEMKLRVGIFGAEPWTQGMRREIENRLGIVAYDIYGLSEVMGPGVAMECSEKIGLHIFEDHFIPEIINPETEETLPYGEPGELVFTSITKEGFPVLRYRTRDLSCLHLEECPCGRTHVRMDRIMGRCDDMLIIRGVNVFPSQVESVLMENGNASPHYHLVVDRVNNLDVLEVQIEVSEDMFSDQVRRLEELERIIKQKLDSVLGISVMVTLVEPKKLARSEGKAKRVTDKRQLKD